A region from the Acyrthosiphon pisum isolate AL4f chromosome A1, pea_aphid_22Mar2018_4r6ur, whole genome shotgun sequence genome encodes:
- the LOC100574441 gene encoding cilia- and flagella-associated protein 43 has product MTLSAITAATGRNDVYLSQTEHDVGCKLQLWTLFVGCKTVYAERTRVEVPSDASASGCWTPYGWYVFCDSLANIYRVQPGAPEPEMVVMTTAADPISAKRGSGSGGPGALVCPTKQGFMLYAVNQDNRLTCFKDTRGIFTKIWTMVVDCTLQCMVAVKNDVYGWSDEGTLLQLTQKKQKILKLYGSKIKYFTFVKPTDETVATINHANILQVWDASTGEFKSKMKLNGTATDLCSNPFYYYIAITFKNGKMELLRTVPKVNEIECIAKIVLCDEDLSSVKFFSDGNICSVTSFPTGRFYYISITLGQQCTVLREHHLGKYVVDIDIIDDKKSSFLTVLYTDLKNAENAGNNILIFDINFNIVFKLNDIQNYFTSVFKWSSCYVPGALNIAFTVLQSKCIHLMTIDIVKEKMLESQTIPLDHQLKSIKTYTNENHCVTFSPDGSYNIYEFDDDGQWKQIIMVNCSHWQSGGLIAAQVDVNAHNILTLSHQGNFMCTSFKGNLSRNRRSDKINFPIIEDHFETKGIGFEDGPESPKRMTWEMINQQNELNASIAVYSNQKQQIIQDFEKIKTELRNLLETNVNGPDDMKIDIEEFDLNVDYRLSFREKCKLERKEYEEKILSDINKFKLETENIIKEKWETLFIKPKSIYCLKIIYKVDNYPISIKDQDIIKKANIIIEERTLIRDMSEQLSSAEDPFSKNNFEILDVESNSLESDYKQSNDLSMMGSISYEFVETIDTLNSQYNYYKLEMAEDEIILLKFMVNKLKHKFNQIFDDLFTEKQQQLDNLKEYNDRLRVIETELRLACKIEPTEPSPVDYEWNKYEQTEELLHVDGDEVPVELYHNNVLSSKEMSNDMNSGAEERNSETITLNNYRRRALMIMMDGVLEKRWEDELKKDVPIPQCMVLNKNPEDFTADDLKAIDEYEKLTLALNEERVKYKNILEEEKTKIHHHIEQIIEQFDNNVFTLFQMKLKYNSAIDHENLKMLRLSKMLSDSDQRKHQIKRHNEIILELREAITGFEQIIAETNKKIAKTEPNSLLNTIEALNHKNNILNKRFKSEFPSKLIYEQALIAYNRRPKIQGNKNYSSILGYQFVNTIMDPSDDKLHLLTPEFVKYLDTLRVYDDYKYVDDYKLNMDRETWHKVCNFRRMKIESEFKISACQKDATDKDNLLDSLKRDKEDKEAMIEKLKMTIIRLENQDLYYEDNPEVQLVVPQGNVETVLTGHFSDFESTTLISKNAIDEVNTEIKKMGSTKIDALSNLLKFKRKCRFLKWEHDILKNHKMPLYKFRFDLITSMKITENVLNYLKFKMKGINNAEQAEQNVDKELSAIKFTYTKQKEKLNEKLNEMYKTERDIKNKNKKADEEIEQMTCELTELKCLIDYGLNDKLMHHSGEKMKDIMKFTQINTKVLELHKEIEALQIELELLLLRTFPTLYTNFPKNTSISK; this is encoded by the exons TCTGTCGGCGATCACCGCCGCGACGGGCCGAAACGACGTGTACCTGAGCCAGACGGAACACGACGTCGGGTGTAAACTCCAGCTGTGGACGTTGTTCGTGGGCTGCAAGACGGTGTACGCCGAGAGGACTCGGGTGGAGGTGCCCTCGGACGCCTCCGCATCGGGCTGCTGGACGCCGTACGGATGGTACGTGTTCTGCGACTCGTTGGCGAACATCTATCGAGTGCAGCCTGGCGCACCGGAACCGGAAATGGTCGTGATGACGACGGCGGCGGATCCGATCTCAGCGAAACGCGGAAGCGGCAGCGGCGGTCCAGGCGCGTTGGTGTGTCCCACCAAACAGGGTTTCATGCTGTACGCGGTCAACCAGGACAACCGTCTAACG TGTTTCAAGGACACCAGGGgcattttcacaaaaatatggACGATGGTCGTTGACTGCACATTGCAATGTATGGTAGCTGTAAAAAACGACGTTTACGGCTGGTCGGACGAG GGAACGCTGTTACAACTGAcacagaaaaaacaaaaaatattgaaattgtacGGATCAAAAATCAAGTATTTTACGTTTGTCAAACCGACGGACGAAACGGTGGCCACCATAAACCATGCAAACATTTTGCAAGTGTGGGATGCTTCAACCGGagaattt AAAAGCAAGATGAAACTAAATGGAACCGCAACGGATTTGTGTAGTAATCCATTTTACTACTATATTGCCATTAcgtttaaaaatggtaaaatggaATTGCTGAGAACTGTTCCCAAAGTAAACGAAATAGAGTGCATTGCAAAAATAGTACTATGTGATGAAGACTTATCTTCGGTAAAATTTTTCTCTGACGGAAACATTTGCAGTGTCACTAGTTTTCCCACAGGTCGATTTTATTACATAAGt ATTACATTAGGACAGCAATGTACTGTATTAAGAGAACATCATTTGGGAAAATATGTTGTTGATATTGACATAATCGACGATAAAAAATCATcgtttttaacagttttatatACAGATCTGAAAAACGCCGAAAATgctggaaataatattttaatatttgatataaatttcaatatagtttttaaattaaatgacatacaaaattatttcaccTCAGTATTTAAATGGAGTTCATGTTATGTACCAGGCGCATTAAACATAGCTTTTACTGTCTTACAGTCGAAATGTATTCACTTGATGACTATAGATATCGTAAag GAAAAAATGCTAGAGTCACAAACTATACCATTAGATCatcaattaaaaagtattaagacGTACACGAACGAAAATCATTGTGTTACATTTAGTCCAGatggttcatataatatttatgaatttgacGATGATGGTCAGTGGAAACAAATTATCATGGTAAATTGTAGCCATTGGCAAAGTGGAGGGTTGATAGCTGCTCAAGTTGATGTCAATGCCCATAACATATTAACACTTAGTCACCAAGGAAACTTTATGTGTACAAGCTTTAA GGGTAATTTAAGTCGGAATAGACGGAgtgataaaatcaattttccaaTTATTGAAGATCATTTTGAAACAAAAGGAATCGGGTTTGAGGACGGACCAGAAT CACCAAAACGAATGACATGGGAAATGATTAATCAACAAAATGAATTGAATGCAAGTATAGCGGTTTATAGTAATCAAAAACAACAAATCATTcaagattttgaaaaaataaaaacagaa cTTCGAAATTTATTAGAAACAAATGTCAATGGGCCGGATGACATGAAAATAGATATAGAAGAATTCGATTTAAATGTAGATTATAGACTAAGTTTCAGAGAAAAATGTAAGCTTGAACGTAAAGAGTACGAAGAAAAAATTCTTAGTGACATAAACAagtttaaattggaaactgaaaatattataaaggaaaaatgggaaaCACTTTTTATCAAACCAAAATCTATATAC tgtctaaaaattatatataaagtagACAACTACCCAATAAGCATAAAAGACCAAGACATTATTAAAAAAGCAAATATAATCATAGAAGAAAGAACATTAATCAGAGATATGTCAGAACAATTATCCAGTGCGGAAGATCCATTTTCCAA aaataATTTTGAGATATTAGACGTCGAATCAAATTCATTGGAATCCGATTACAAGCAAAGTAATGATTTATCAATGATGGGTTCAATTAGTTATGAGTTTGTTGAAACTATCGACACTTTAAATTCtcagtacaattattataaattagaaatggctgaagatgaaataattttacttaaa ttTATGGTTAACAAATTAAAGCATaaattcaatcaaatatttgatgatttgtttacggaaaaacaacaacaactgGATAATTTGAAAGAATATAATGACAGATTACGTGTAATTGAAACTGAATTGAGATTGGCATGCAAAA ttGAACCCACCGAACCGTCTCCAGTAGATTATGAATggaataaatatgaacaaacagaggaacttttacacgtcGATGGCGATGAAGTTCCCGTAGAActgtatcataataatgtattatccaGTAAAGAAATGTCGAATGACATGAATTCCGGTGCAGAAGAACGAAACAGTGAGACGATAACTCTTAACAACTATAGACGGCGGGCACTAATGATTATGATGGATGGTGTGCTGGAGAAAAGGTGGGAAGacgaattgaaaaaagacgTGCCAATACCGCAATGCATGGTG ttaaacaaaAATCCTGAGGATTTCACAGCTGACGATTTAAAGGCTATAGACGagtatgaaaaattaactttggCTTTGAACGAAGAGagagtaaaatacaaaaatattcttgAAGAAGAAAAGACAAAAATACATCATCACATCGAACAGATTATAGAACAATTTGACAATAATGTATTTACGTTGTTTCAAATGAAGTTGAAGTACAATTCAGCCATCGATCAcgagaatttaaaaatgcttaggCTTTCAAAAATGTTGAGCGATAGTGATCAACGAAAACACCAAATTAAACGACACAA TGAAATCATTTTGGAGTTAAGAGAAGCCATTACGGGATTTGAACAAATTATTGcggaaacgaataaaaaaattgcaaaaactgAGCCAAATTCTTTGCTCAATACTATAGAAGCGTTGAATCACAAAAACAACATTCTTAATAAACGTTTTAAGTCTGAATTTCCTTCCAAACTAATTTACGAACAAGCATTAATCGCCTACAA CCGGAGACCTAAAATACAAGGCAATAAAAACTATTCGTCAATACTCGGTTACCAGTTTGTCAATACTATAATGGATCCATCTGATGATAAGCTACATCTTTTAACCCCAGAATtcgttaaatatttagatacacTTAGGGTATATGACGATTATAAATATGTAGATGATTATAAGCTGAATATGGACAGAGAAACTTGGCATAAGGTTTGCAATTTTAGACGAATGAAAATTGAATCAGAATTTAAGATCAGTGCATGTCAAAAAGACGCAACAGACAAGGACAATTTATTGGATAGCTTAAAGCGCGATAAAGAAGACAAGGAAGCAATGattgagaaattaaaaatgactaTTATCAGATTAGAAAACCAAGATTTGTATTATGAGGATAACCCTGAG GTTCAATTAGTAGTGCCTCAAGGGAACGTTGAAACCGTATTAACAGGACACTTCAGCGATTTCGAAAGCACTACACTTATTTCTAAAAATGCTATTGATGAAGTGAACACCGAAATCAAA aaaatgggCAGTACTAAAATTGATGCTTTATCTAATTTACTGAAGTTCAAACGTAAATGTCGATTTTTAAAATGGGAACACGATATTCTAAAAAACCACAAAATGCCATTGTATAAATTTCGTTTTGATCTTATAACATCAATGAAAATAACCGAAAATGTGTTAAACTACTTGAAGTTTAAGATGAAAGGAATAAATAATGCAGAACAAGCTGAACAAAACGTGGACAAAGAACTATCAGCAATTAAATTT ACTTACACAAAACAGAAAGAAAAGCTAAATGAAAAGTTAAACGAAATGTACAAAACAGAAagagatattaaaaataaaaacaaaaaggctGACGAAGAGATAGAACAAATGACGTGTGAATTAACTGAGTTAAAGTGCCTCATAGATTACGGTTTAAACGACAAACTGATGCATCACAGTGGTGAAAA GATGAAAGATATAATGAAGTTTACACAGATCAATACTAAAGTACTAGAACTGCACAAAGAAATTGAAGCGTTGCAGATAGAATTGGAATTACTGCTCCTCAGAACTTTTCCAACTCTGTACactaattttccaaaaaacacTAGTATAAGCAAATAG